The Argentina anserina chromosome 3, drPotAnse1.1, whole genome shotgun sequence genome includes a region encoding these proteins:
- the LOC126786216 gene encoding uncharacterized protein LOC126786216, with amino-acid sequence MAEKTHQAYPLAPANGYARSDRESLSEDDLKRKKRIKCFAYIGIFIVFQIAVMTVFGLTVMKVKTPKVRLGTSSLTGFTSSSTTPSFSTTFNTQIRVKNTNWGPYKFDEGVVTFMYQGTSVGTFTVPKGKAGMKGTKKVNAVVSLNTDALTTSSTLGSELSGGVLSLTSEAKLTGKVELMLIMKKKKSASMSCTIQIDVSGQTVKSLECK; translated from the coding sequence atgGCTGAGAAGACACACCAGGCTTATCCTCTGGCTCCGGCAAATGGTTACGCAAGAAGCGATAGAGAGTCTTTGTCCGAGGACGATCTCAAGCGCAAGAAGAGAATCAAGTGCTTTGCTTATATTGGTATTTTCATTGTATTCCAGATCGCAGTCATGACTGTGTTTGGTCTCACTGTAATGAAAGTTAAGACCCCTAAGGTCAGACTCGGCACAAGCTCCCTCACAGGATTCACTTCATCCTCTACAACTCCTTCGTTCAGTACAACCTTCAATACCCAAATCAGAGTCAAGAACACCAACTGGGGTCCTTACAAGTTCGACGAAGGCGTCGTGACATTCATGTACCAAGGTACATCTGTCGGGACATTCACTGTACCCAAGGGCAAGGCCGGGATGAAAGGCACAAAGAAGGTGAACGCCGTTGTGAGCTTGAACACCGATGCATTGACGACCAGCTCCACCCTCGGCAGTGAATTGAGCGGTGGGGTGTTGTCCCTAACTAGCGAGGCAAAACTGACCGGAAAGGTGGAGTTGATGTTGatcatgaagaagaagaagtctgCGAGTATGAGCTGCACCATACAAATTGATGTGTCCGGACAAACGGTCAAAAGCTTAGAATGCAAGTGA